The Fulvia fulva chromosome 1, complete sequence region CTGAGAAATTGCCACGTGGTGGTCGAGTATGGCTAACACCCTTCTGTTTAGGATCATAGGGAGGTTCCTGGTCGGTTGCGCCAGTAGCACTTTCTCGACCATGGTGGGCGGAGTCGTGAGTGATATATACCACGCCGCGGATCGAAATACCGCAATGACCTTGTTCACGGCCTCGGCAATGTTTGGAACTGGATTCGGACCTCTTGTCAGTGGTTTTATTGCACAGCACATCAGCTGGCGATGGATATTTTGGGTGCAGGTCATCGTTGATGGGGTTCTCATGGTGTTTATTGTGTTCTATTTCAAAGAGACGAGAGGGTCTGTTCTCCTTTCCAGAAAGGCCAAGGCACTGAACAAATGGTACGATCAGCTGGAATCTGCCGGGTACTACGGCGTATCGATGCCTTCGGCACCAGACCCTCAGAAGACGACAATACAACGAATCAGATGGAAATGCAAAGCAGACGAGGAACGCAGCAGTATTGCGACCATGATCAGGATCTCGTTGTACAGGCCTTTCCACATGCTGATCACAGAGCCGGTCGTCTTCTTCTTCAGCCTCTGGATCTCTTTCAGCTGGGGCGTGCTTTACATGACTTTCAGCGCTATCCCCTTGATCTACTCGACCACCTATGGCTTCGACTTGCAGCAGACAGGCGCCATCTTCGCAGCAATCAGCATTGCTGCAGTGATATTCACGTTCATATGCATATACCAGGAACGGGTTGCGACCAAGTACCTCCCGGAAACGCACAGGGAGATCTTACGAGGGCCAGAGGGACGTTTGTATTTTGCTTGCGTGGAGTCTGCTTTACTTCCCATTGGGATCCTATGGTTTGGCGTATCAGGAGCTTACCCGCAATGCCACTGGATTGTCCCTACACTGGGAATTGCGTTGGCGACGATGGGCGTGTTCAGCGTGTATCTGGCGGTTTTCAATTACCTTGCGGACTCGTATCATCGATACGCTAGCAGTGCTTTAGCCGCCCAGAGCTTCTGTCGAAACTTGCTGGCTGGAGCATTTCCTCTGTGAGTACTTACCATTATTGTGACAGAATCACAGCTGACGTGCTCCACAGTTTCACAAGACAAATGTTCAGAGCAATGACCTACCAAGGAGCAGGCGGATTTCTGGGCGGTATCGGCTTTCTCCTTACCATAGTGCCATGGGCACTGCTCTTATACGGACCAAGAATCCGAGCAAAGAGCAAGTTGGCAAGTGAGATTCTGGCAAAAGATTAGATTCTATAGAAGAATAGAGGTACATTGCATGTGACGAAGTACAAAAATGAACCATCGGGAATCCCATTATCTCTGCTTCGCGTCTCCCAGTCTCGGACCTGATCTACCATCAAGCAGCGATACCCGACTGTCGAGCGAAGCTGTGAATCACATCCGAGTCAACTTCCGGCAAGTCCCAGGGAGTGAATTTCTTCAAAGCCTCGACAGTTGTCTTTTTCTTGGTGCTCTTGGTCGGGCTAGTAGAAGGACCTCCTGTGATCGTATTCACAAGGCCACCTCCTATGCTGCTGATACTGCTACTGATGCTGCCAATGAGGCCTCCCGATCCCTTCTGCCTCTTCTGCGCCTCGAGCGTCTCTTCGTGGCCTACGAAACGTTAGCACATGGTCTATCTTCAGCGGCCAGGGTCGCGATTACTTCTGCTCAGATCAGCATTAATCTGATCACTCATCTTCTGCTCAAAGTATGGCGTCTCGCCAAAGGGAAACATGGGCGGCATGTTGCGGTACCACGACTCCTTCAGTGGCATCTTCTCGTGGAATGGATTCTTGAAGGGACCACGGCCTTGACTATCGACGTAACTGGTGGTGTGATCATCACCCGGGATGTTCTCTGGGTTGGTAAAAGATGTAACTGAGCCGTTTCCAGCTTCTATGGGTGTACCAGAGACGCTTGGCTTCTTTGAACTACCTCCAGGTCCGCCGCGAGCTGCTGACGCTGAAACTTGCTGACTGGCGCGTTTGCCCTGGGCAGGCGCTCCTCGCCGGATATCATTGTTGCCAGCTCGAACCACATTGTCTTCCCCAACGTCTGCCGTATCGCTTTCGTCGTCACCATCCAGAGTCTGGAGATGGTGTTGGCGAGCTGAGATTGAGGAGCGGACCATTGACTCGGACAGACCACTTTGAGCCATGCCTGTGTTCGCCCTCTTGCGTGATGGCGTCAATTTAGACCCATCCGACGGAGTTTCCCTCCTCGCCAGACTGGCTGATCGTTGCCTTGGTTTATCATCAGCATCTGTCAGAGGCTGCAGCTGCTTCTCCAGATCTTGCCCGGAGCGATGTCTGTTGGCTGCACTTTTGCTTCGTGATCGTGAAGTGTCAGCTCGTGGTCTGCCTGGAGCACGGCGCGTGGGCTCTTCGATAGACTCCATGACATCGTCTTCATCAACGGGTGTCGCATCCTTCCTTGGACGACCACGACCACGTTTGGCCGGCGACCCTGGAGCATCGTCTTCTGGTGCTGGCCTCTTGCTACCTGCTCTTCCAGCAGCAGATTTGTTGGCAGCTGGCATGGTGGGATCTCTGGAGGATTTGACGGGCGAAGGGCTCTTTGCTGACCTTCCTCGTGTGCCTTGCGCTGTAGTGGTCTTCTTAGCGGGCGATGGCTTTTTCGCAACCTTTGCTTCCTTTTCGGTTGTGTCTGGTGCCTTTTCGGCTGAAGGATTGGCTTTTCGTAACGACCTTGTACTCGCAGCGGGGCTTGCAGAAGCGGTTGCTTTCCCTTTCTTAGGCGAAGTGGCTGGCGCAGATGTTTGCGCCTTCTTGGGCGGCATGGCAGCGATGCAGGAAAGACAAAGGACAGTGTAGTTAACGAACATACAACAGCGTGTAGCCTGCGACCGGAAGGCAGGATTGTGAGATGGTAAACAAAGAAATGCAGCAATCTTACATTGGAATGTGGCATGCTGGGCCAGGAGACCAGCCTTGCTGACGACTCCTTCGCGATTCCCGCTACGTCCAGGCATGCGTATGTTGATATCGGGTGGACAGACCCTCACATCGTCTTTGTGCATGCAGCAACGGAGCGCAGCACCTATACTGGCGCTTCTGTGTTCCTGAGCCCGCGGGACGTTTATGGAACGACGTGGGAATGCGGCCCTTTGACTGCGTCACAGCATTGTAGCGTATCTTGGACCACTTCATTCAGGCTCTGTGTAGCCAGTGCATGACTCCCATCTCGTTTCGCAGCGAGGGCGCGTGCATGCTCGTGCTTATCCTCATGGGCTGTGTAGGAGATGTGTCGATCGAAGGGTGACTTTCTACGGCGTGGCATGGTACAATCGATCGTGTATTGGCGGCATCGCTCCTACCTAGATCGTCGTTGGAAGCGCGACTTTCACATGCTCAACACCGGCCGGTGGTCGAGGAGGGTGGTGATGAGAGGGGGAGGCAGGAGGAGATGGCGGCTGCTGGCAGATGACTGATGGCTGAGAGAAGCTTGACGCGCCTTGTGCTTGTGCTTGCCCCTCTTGGCATGAGATCGGCAGTGAGTGATCGTCGCCGCCGCTGTCAGTGGTTGAGACTTGTTATTATAAATAAGGTTAGGAATGACTGTGCACAACTCTTGCTACCCCTCCTCGATGCTTCCACAAGAACATGTCCAGCATCACCTGCCATCGCGTCGTCAGAGAAGTGTCCACGAGGCATTTGGTGTGAAAGCAACGTCGACATCGCGTGCGTATGCCACCTCGATAGAGACCGAGTTCCGACAAAGCCCTGTCGTATGATGGATACCGACCAGGATGTGTCTGGTCAGTGGTCACGAACCAAAGGTTTGCGGCTTGCCCTCCATCACGGAACGCTTGTGCAAGCGTGTGCGAGATCCTCGTGTGTTGGAGATGTCGAGTCGGTGGAGGATGAACCTGAAGCTTGGCAGAATTTTGGTAGGATTTCTGTCGGGATGCTTCAGTAGTTCGCTGAAAGTGTAGCATCAAGCATTGCATGCATTTCTGGACTGAAGATGCGTACGTCAGGGTCAGGGTTTGAGAGTTTGGTGAGCGTGTAGGTATCAGGAGTAGATGCCAGCCGTCCCATCGGGCGTACGTAGCTTGAAGACTGTGCCGGCATACTCGGAAACGACTCTACCGAATTCATCTCTCGAACCTCCAGCTGTAGAATCGTGATACACGTCGCTCGAAAATGCTAAATGTCGTATCTTGATCTGCTGTAGATGCACCGGCTGTTGACGTAGAGTAGGGCAGGGATCTTTGTAGGGTGGGTGTGCCGTAGGCAGGCGGAGTCGTACCTCTCTGTCTTGTCAGCAGCATCAGCATGAGTCAAGATTAGGGTTACCTAGTTTCGTGCAAGTAGATGGGCATTCGATGTATGCATCGTTTTTTGAGAGCCGAGTGTCCACATAGTgactaagatctagctcgttGGAGACAGCGATGCCATCAGCATCCAAGGCGAGAATCAGGGTTACGCGCATCAGGAGCCGTGGAGCTGTTCGTGTGACTTCCACGGCGGGTGACGATCCATCACGACATCGACTCTGCAAACACCATTTCATCACAAGGAAGACCATCATGACCACACATCTCCTCCACCACCGGTCGTCTTCAGCGACTTTGCTCGGCAAACCACTCCCCGTCTTCACATCTCATCCTACGACCCGAAAGCTACAGCGAGATACTACCCCGTGGGGCTGCTGGGGCCGTTTTAGCTGTCCCATTGACCTTCCCCATCGCGGAAGACGCTTGCAGACCACCCTAAATTGGCTATAGCAAGTCATGCTCCACAACCTATCTGCATCAGATCGACACGGCCATCTCTTGTGGAGGGTCCGGCCTGTACATGCTCTGGTCTGACTGCCCGAACCTCCAAGTCAATATTTCATGCAGGAAGATGGCTTGCGCTTGCTGCTGCGCCGATGGTTCTAGCCACGACACACGCACGAAGTACCCGTCGCGTCGTTGCATCGCGCTCGCGCTCTCCTCCAAGTTTCATCATTGGCTCTTCGAGCATCGTATCCGCCGTTAGACTAAGGTTTGATATCGAATCCCTCCCAGGCAGCTCTTCGTGGAGTCGACACCGGGAGCAAGGCTTGGTAGAAGGGCTGGACTATCGTTTGTGAGCCGAGTACGATCGTGCGGACGTTCATATGTATAAAAGAACAGGATGCATCTTCGGACGGGCGTGGCTAAGGACCCTTCCCAAACCTATTCATTATGCATATTCCATCTTTGCTCGTAGCGGGCGTAGTCACCGTGGTTGGTGCACAGTCTTCGAGCTTTTCACCTTTGCGTCCACCTGCCATTCCGCTGGCTGTCAAGTCGCCTTATCTCAGCACATGGTCCCAAGCTGGCAGTGATGCCGGCAACGGCGGTTATCTGGGTATGTTTCGATTGCTCTGGTATGGCAACGATGGCTAACGTGTTCTGGAATTGCAGCCGGACAATGGCCCACCTTTTGGTTGTATGTCATGTCATCCATTTCTATGCAGCAACGTCAACACTAACATTTCGAAGTGGTCAGGTCACCGGCTGGGCTGGCATGATTCGGGTAGACAACTCGACGTACACAGTAAGCGACCCTCCGAAACCCTTTACATCAGAGACATAGCGATACCAGTACTAATACTTCCTCTAAGTGGATGGGCAATCCGCCGAACTCGGTGTTTGTCAACCAGACATCGTTCCAGTACACTTCTACGCAGTCCATCTTCACTATGCAGGTACGTTTCTCAAGGGTGCCTGGCATCGAGCAGTGTACAAGACTATGGTGTACATGGAGTGCGTTGTGCAGTGCATCTCTCAAGCGGTCCACCACAGTCTAAGACATTGCCACTTGCTTCTCGAGTATGGCTAACATCCTTCTGTTTGCAGGCCGGACCTGTCCAGATGGTCATCACTTTCCTTTCGAGCGTGACTCCGGATGACTTGCTGCGATCTTCTCTTCCATTTACTTACATGAACGTCGATGTTCATGCTACCGATGGCAAGACTCATAACGTTCAGCTATACTCAGACATTTCTGCCGAATGGGTCGCTGGTGACCACAGTGCACGAGCTCAATGGTCGTACGGCAACATTGCCACCGACACAGATTCAACTCCAAAGAGCTTCGGTCCAGCGCCCAGCGCTGTCTCTACTTCTCAGGCATCGACGACATTTGGAAGCAAAACAGCCTTCGCCGTTCCTGATGTTGTTGCCCATACGATGGTCCCAATCTATGCCGAAGGACAGGGCAATCGTCCTACGCCGTCGTTGAATCAACCCCACCCGACTTTCTCCCCGATCACTGTGGAAGCTGCTGCAGTTGGCGGTGGCATTGCGTACCACAAAGTGTTCAGGCAGACTCAGCTGGAGTTTTCAGAGACGAATCAGCAGGCGGACTGGGGCAACTGGTGAGCTGCCTTGGCGCACTCGTTGAAGGAGACGCTAATGTACTTTCGAAGGTACTACTCTACAGCAAATGTCAGCGGACTGACATTCCAGTCTGGAGCCGACACGACTGTGCGAGGCAATTTTGCAAAGTCCGGGACGCTACCAAACACCAGAGACACGAACTATCGCCCTATCAACCAGGCCTACCCAGTCTTTGGGTACGCAATGAACTATGGTCAGGTCGGCTCCGGCACGCAGAGTACATTGTTCCAGCTCAGTCTCCATCAGAACCGATGCATACAGTTCCAAGGCACAAAGAATGGCGTTCAGCAGCTCCCATGCATGTGGACGAACTACTTCACCAGTGATGCTGCAGCAGTCAAGTTCTTCTACAATGACTTCAGTAATGCAAAATCAACGGCATCCAGCTTCGATTCACGGATATCCAGTGACTCCAACGCTGCTGGTGGCTCGGACTATGTCTCATTGACCTCTCTTGCAACGAGACAAGCTATGGGAGCGATTGAGTACACCAACACCCCTGACAAGCCACTTTTGTTCATGAAAGAGATCAGCTCTGACGGTAACGTCAACACGGTTGATGTGATTTTCCCGTACCATCCAATCGCACTCTACACAAACGCCGCAATACTAAAATGGCTGCTGGACCCACTGTTCATCAACCAGGAAGCAGGAAACTGGCCGAACAAGTACTCGATCCACGATATCGGAAGCAGCTTCCCTAACGCCACAGGTCATAGTGACGGCAATGCTGAGGCTCAACCACTGGAGGAGTGTGGTAACATGCTAATCATGACTTTGGCATATGCTCAAAGAGCGAACGACAATGCCTACCTTACTCAACATTACCAAATTCTGAAACAATGGACTGGATACTTGGTCGACGAAGCACTAATTCCTGCCAATCAAGTATGTATCTTCCTCATCCCAGCTAACTGCTGCTGACCAGTCCCTAGATCTCCACCGACGACTTCGCTGGCTCCGCGGCCAACCAGACGAATCTCGCCATCAAAGGGATAATCGGGATCGAAGCGATGGCCCAGATTGCGAACCGCACTGGCAATGTTGCGGACGGACAGAACTACACCCGCATCGCTCACGACTACATTACCAAATGGCAGAATTTGGGCATCAACTATAATGATAGCCCACCGCACACGACATTCAACTACGGTAACGCTAGCTCGTATAGTCTGCTATACAATCTCTACAGTGATAGGGAGCTGGGTCTGCAGCTCGTCCCGCAGAGTGTCTACGACATGCAGAGCAACTTTTACCCGACAAAGTTTAATGCTTTCGGCGTGCCTCTGGACACCAGGCATACTTACACCAAGAGTGAGTCGATAAGGCTTCAGTAAGGAAGGCTCAGACTGACGACTCTGATAGACGACTGGGAAATCTTTTGTGCCGCCATTGCCTCTGCGTCAACAAAGACCAGGTTCATTTCCACGATTGCCAAGTGGCTCAACCAGACCCCGACGAATTTTGCGTTTACTGATCTTTATGATACGATCAGTGGAAAGTAGGTGTTTCTATCATCATCGTGCTGGGTTCGTGAATGAAAGCTGACTGTTGTGTTGTAGCTATCCCGGCATCACCTTCATCGCGAGGCCTGTCGTTGGTGGGATGTTTGCACCGCTTGCGTTGAACAGTGCCCCGACGAGCGGGACTGTTCTACCGAAATGAAAGATTGGTTTGACGACATGACAGCACAGATGCAGATAGCAGAGCAAATGTACAGCCTTTCTGTTCAGACAATGGAGGCACGAGTTGAAGCTGTCGACAAGGCTCGACGGCGTCCGCGTTGCTTTTTCGTCAACAACATAGCGAACAACATACGAATCACAACAATGCACAGTCTTTGGATGGAACAACGACCTGCTCATCATCGAGTATTGCAGGAAGCCCGCCTGGTTCGTTCTTGGTCGCTGCAAGCCGCGAAGTCAAGTCCCCGCAACTCGAGCTTGCTCGCCTCGACGTTTTGCGGTGCTACATATACAATAATGGTTTTCCGCAGGCCAATCATTAGCTACGGAAGCTGCAATTCTTCCAATCCGCCGCAACTGGCATCCCACGTGGCACAATGTACGTCTCAAGGCACTCTCTCGCGGTCGGTAGAGTTTTCCACTGACTTCGACCAGTGGCTAGCGCGTGAGACTTTTACCATCGTTCGAACGGTCAAAGAGAATCTCAAGGTTGAGAGTTCGAGGTAGGCCAACAATCTCCTCACTCCCTTGATCACAAAGCTGACATCCTTCTTGCCTCTCCGTGGGAGCGATGTTGTATCGATCTCGATTCACGATTCGGTTAGAATCCGATATTTTTTTTCGATGGGTCGAGACTCATCACAGACAATTTACATGCAATGCAATGCAATGAGATCTCCAAGACTGACTGGTAAACATTCATTCGATATGCCATGTGTCGTAGTCGTGGAGTGGTGAGGTCATGCATGCTTGAGTAGCATCAGGCTGTGGGCCACGTGAAGTCAGTCTTGGCATTTTTGGCTGACAATGATTCTTAGTCTCGACACCCTACACCCCTTCTATCGATCCGAAGACGCAAAGCTTAGTCGAAATAGTTTCATTGCGGAAGCAAATGCTTGGAATGTTGCTGATACTGTGCGGTCAATCAAGATAACCTTCAATGTTCAAGCACGGCGGATTCAGGACATTACGGCACAGGTCATATGGGTATAGAAGTACTATTGAATTCTACTACACATCGCGTACAGCAGCACTCGAATCCCCATACATCCATCAGCCTGTTCTGGCGTTCTTGTCGGTCCAGATCTTTCTCATCGCCACCAAGATACGTGATACAGCACTGCTCGCCAGCAGCAATGTCCTCCGCTGCTCTGAACTCCCACGATCGACCTACCCGCTTTTTGCTCAGATTCGGACTGCACGAGTGGTTGAAGTAGCTCGATGAAGGATAGACCCCATAGCCCATATACTCCTCGCTATCTTCACCGCCTGCACGAATCCCGAAGGCGTTGTGGTTGTCCGCCATCAGCATCGTCCTGCATAGCTCTGGTGTGAGACTCGGCAGAAGCTGGAGTGGCATGATGGATGTGAGCTGAACATAGCTATTGCAGCTGACGTGGAGGTCGTGTTGGGTCTTGTACGGCCGCTCGTCCATCGCCAGCGCAAGCACTTCTTTTTGCCATTCGAGTGGATGTTGATGACGATAGAGTGCGCCGCATAACGTGTAGGACAACATGGTCCAGTCGAGAGCTTCATTCATCTTCTGGATGACGGCTCGCGCCCGTTTCCAGTCCGATTTCGAGATCTGGCTGGTGGCTGTACGCTGCTTCTGCAATATCTTTGCCCGTTTCTCAGCCTCTCGCCATGCTGTATGAATGTCGTCCAGGCCAGGTTGTGGCCCATCGGACATCACCTCGTCCGGGTCTGCACCATTCTTCTTCGATCTTGCGTAGGCAGCCAGCGACAGCCACGCCTCGACACCCAATTTGCCTTGCTCTTCTACCCACCGTGCTTGACATTCACTCGTGCAGAAGACCTTGGCGGTAACATTGTCGCGCACCGGAAGTGTCCGTCCACGATCCCACGCGAAGCAGAACGCGCAAGTCTCCTTTGCGTATGGTTTGAAGACGACGTGAAAGGCAGGAGGCCCGCTCGCGTGTATGAGCGTCCCTGCGGCTATGTTGCGAGTCGCAACAACACCTCTGCCTGCATTGGTAATCTCCGTCACCTCGAAGCATTCGGACCAAGGCACAGTCACCTGCATGTTGCGTCTGACTCGTGGAGGGCCGCGGCATCATCCATGTTCATCGAGTCTCCATCAGCCAAGAATGGACCCTGAAGCTGAAAACATCCCGACTGCCAACCTCACGCGTCTTCATTCACCAACAAACATGCCCCAATCATGACTACATGCATCCGAACGACGCTTCTTCCACACATTTGGAGCAGCACACGTCGCCTCCAGTCTCCAACATGCATCGCAGTAATAAGCGCCGCGCGGCGTTTAGCCCACGAATGCGTCCTCCTGCTCCGACCCTATGGCCCAGTGGTGCTTCGAATACTTAAGCACTTACCGCTGGCGGAACTCTCCAAGAATGCTGTACCCAGCCTCTCGACATGACAGATCGTCCAACAAGGGATGCAAGTGCCGAATTCCACCAGCGTGCGCTAAAGATGACTGGAATGCAGACCGTGTTGTGGTCGTGGTATTGGCTCGAACGTCTGGATACGCGCGGTCGGTCTGCCTTTACCCTCCGTATTTTCTTCTTCTCTTCTGTGGTTCTTCCAAACTCGACTTTGCTTGGCTTTCACCCATTTTTCTATCCCGTGTCTCAGTCAATCGTTGGGAAAGGATGGTGCGATTCTCGGCGGATGTCTGCAGTATTGCAGGCATTGCCCTGACACTCCTGACGATAGGTAGCGCCCAGACCTCAGACCCGGATGCCGGTACCGCCTACTCTGCTGTCTGCCCGGCCACTCTGGGTGAGGAAGCAGTCCTTCTGACTGTGACCGATGAATGCGGCGTCGAGTACAGTGTGAGATGCGACTATGGAAAGTCGCCTGGGACGGACCTCGTTGATAACTACGCCGACACATTCAATGGCTGTTTCGAGCAATGCTCCGCCTATGCCGGCGGCGTTTGCATAGGATTCGACTATATGACCACCACAAAGAGATGCTATCTCAAGGAAGGCACCACTGGACCAATCGAGGAAGGCAGCGAGGCGGTTGCTGTCATCGGCGCTGTGATTGTTGACCGACCTACCGGCACGATGACTTGTGTTGAAACCCCGGAGGCCAACATCCCAATCGCCTACCCGTCTGCCACTCCAACTTGTCCAGCGAACACGAACACTATCTATACCGACTCGGAGGGAGTTTCATACCGCATTCGCTGTCAAACTGGTGTCGCCGGCGGCGACCTCGGTCTACAGCTGCCCGGGATCTCTTTTGATCAGTGCATGGTGGCGTGTGACAATTACACACCTAGTGGATCATGTGTAGCAGTGCAGTTCTCAGAGGTTGATCCCGATAGTGGCTTGGGAGACTGCCAGCCGAAGAGCAATGCGTATACGGGCATGGCTGGCGGCGGCCTAACGGATGCCTTCGCCTTCAAAGACACGGCTCGCGTGGTAGCGCCAGCGCCGTCACCGCCAACATATCCTGCAGCCGAGAGCTTTCAATGTACTGGCAGTGAGGCCATAGGATATGACCAGACCGTCGAAGATACCAACGAAATCCTCTACAGTGTTAGATGTGCCAATGGCAGACCCGCCACTGCGGAAAACACTGAAAACCTCCCAACCCCACATGGAGTGTTCGATGAAAGTACTCTGAACGACTGTTTCACAGAGTGCACCGCCCGCGACGCCTGCATCGGGTTCACCTACGACATGGACGCTAATACCTGCTATCTGAAACGCCATTTGGACCCCGGAGCGACCAGCGGGCTCGAGACTGGCAGTAGTGATGACCCAAATGTTGGTGCTGTCAAAATCGTCGACTCGCCGTCTGGCACGTCCAGCAGCTCCAGCTCTGTAACATTGACGTCTACCGTATACCCTACATTGACCAGCACAGATATCTCGAGCAGCGACACCACATCCAGTACCTCGAGCAGCGCCACACCGACAAGCACTTCCTTGGGTGACGCGGAAACAATGACGTGTAGCGATGACATTATGGAAGACCAGACTGTGGTCGACGATGCTGGCGCCGAGTATGTTGTCAGGTGCAGATACGGCGAGCACGGTGGAACTCCCGTTGACCTTCCCAACGGCTCTGGAGTCATCAACGAAATTGGCGACTTCCACTTATGCTTCCCGGAATGCTCTGCACGCGTCGAGTGTACAAGCTTTACCTACAACTACGAATACAGAACATGCTACCTCAAGAATGGCGATAACGGCGAGCTCGCGACTGGCACGGATGGCATTGACGCCATCGGTGCTGTGAGGATCAGGCCTCCAACATCTTACCCAACGACGTCTGCCGTATGATCCTTGGTCACTTGCGTGCGTGCCCTGTTTGCTAATCCCTCGTAGTCTACCTCCTTGAGCTCCACCAGCTCGCCATCATCGACAGGTGTGTTCTCCTCTTCATCCTTCCTCACTCTTTCCTCATCATCTATTATTGTAGCGAAATCACCCTATTTCCGGCTGTGGTTATGGTCATCCTCGAGGACGCGCGTGCAAGCGGACATGGGCCTTATCGCGATGGACTTTTCGCAAATACACAACATGAGACAGCGATACTAGCACATACAGCTAACATTGCTATCAGACACAACTGCTTCCTCTTATACTATCACATCCACCGACAGCAGCTCGACTGATGAGGCAACTTCAATCTCGACTACGACAGTACTCGACACATCTAGCTCCAGCTCAACAACGACAATGAGCATTTCCACTTCATCGACAGCGTCCAGCTCCAGCCTATCGGAATTCTCCGACTCGGAAAGCTTCACTTCCACAGAGTCGTCTTCATCAACCACGACTCTCTTTTACTCCGTAACAAGGACTGCTCCAACGTCGCCACCAACGGCAACGGCACAAACGTACTGCCCAGACTCGTCCGATCAGCTCGAAGAGGCCTGTACGGAAGCAGGTGGGGACGAGCTAGGAGCTAGTCTCTGCTCTGTTCTAGACTCTAACTCCCTCTACGCGATCAATTGTGGGTTT contains the following coding sequences:
- a CDS encoding Efflux pump, with the translated sequence MGAFRSSGSMASPEVALPRDSSKGEKSHFSPGIVKPESDRDNRHNDSASSINADDEIVWHYLTFETDLPAPALLSQESLNTAVVGTLPPCPNLEKYTSPFLWSEKRKSFMTWLSCVVTMFTAYNAGAYSSGLDQMITEWNVSNLAGLVGITTFTCGFGIAPMFLAPFSEINGRRPIFLSTGLLWVVFQIVCATTPTYPGMIIGRFLVGCASSTFSTMVGGVVSDIYHAADRNTAMTLFTASAMFGTGFGPLVSGFIAQHISWRWIFWVQVIVDGVLMVFIVFYFKETRGSVLLSRKAKALNKWYDQLESAGYYGVSMPSAPDPQKTTIQRIRWKCKADEERSSIATMIRISLYRPFHMLITEPVVFFFSLWISFSWGVLYMTFSAIPLIYSTTYGFDLQQTGAIFAAISIAAVIFTFICIYQERVATKYLPETHREILRGPEGRLYFACVESALLPIGILWFGVSGAYPQCHWIVPTLGIALATMGVFSVYLAVFNYLADSYHRYASSALAAQSFCRNLLAGAFPLFTRQMFRAMTYQGAGGFLGGIGFLLTIVPWALLLYGPRIRAKSKLASEILAKD
- a CDS encoding Lysine methyltransferasw, encoding MQVTVPWSECFEVTEITNAGRGVVATRNIAAGTLIHASGPPAFHVVFKPYAKETCAFCFAWDRGRTLPVRDNVTAKVFCTSECQARWVEEQGKLGVEAWLSLAAYARSKKNGADPDEVMSDGPQPGLDDIHTAWREAEKRAKILQKQRTATSQISKSDWKRARAVIQKMNEALDWTMLSYTLCGALYRHQHPLEWQKEVLALAMDERPYKTQHDLHVSCNSYVQLTSIMPLQLLPSLTPELCRTMLMADNHNAFGIRAGGEDSEEYMGYGVYPSSSYFNHSCSPNLSKKRVGRSWEFRAAEDIAAGEQCCITYLGGDEKDLDRQERQNRLMDVWGFECCCTRCVVEFNSTSIPI
- a CDS encoding Glutaminase A, coding for MHIPSLLVAGVVTVVGAQSSSFSPLRPPAIPLAVKSPYLSTWSQAGSDAGNGGYLAGQWPTFWFGQVTGWAGMIRVDNSTYTWMGNPPNSVFVNQTSFQYTSTQSIFTMQAGPVQMVITFLSSVTPDDLLRSSLPFTYMNVDVHATDGKTHNVQLYSDISAEWVAGDHSARAQWSYGNIATDTDSTPKSFGPAPSAVSTSQASTTFGSKTAFAVPDVVAHTMVPIYAEGQGNRPTPSLNQPHPTFSPITVEAAAVGGGIAYHKVFRQTQLEFSETNQQADWGNWYYSTANVSGLTFQSGADTTVRGNFAKSGTLPNTRDTNYRPINQAYPVFGYAMNYGQVGSGTQSTLFQLSLHQNRCIQFQGTKNGVQQLPCMWTNYFTSDAAAVKFFYNDFSNAKSTASSFDSRISSDSNAAGGSDYVSLTSLATRQAMGAIEYTNTPDKPLLFMKEISSDGNVNTVDVIFPYHPIALYTNAAILKWLLDPLFINQEAGNWPNKYSIHDIGSSFPNATGHSDGNAEAQPLEECGNMLIMTLAYAQRANDNAYLTQHYQILKQWTGYLVDEALIPANQISTDDFAGSAANQTNLAIKGIIGIEAMAQIANRTGNVADGQNYTRIAHDYITKWQNLGINYNDSPPHTTFNYGNASSYSLLYNLYSDRELGLQLVPQSVYDMQSNFYPTKFNAFGVPLDTRHTYTKNDWEIFCAAIASASTKTRFISTIAKWLNQTPTNFAFTDLYDTISGNYPGITFIARPVVGGMFAPLALNSAPTSGTVLPK